One part of the Streptosporangiales bacterium genome encodes these proteins:
- a CDS encoding MFS transporter, whose product MTRHKPRLVALSSYIGTTIEWYDFFLYGTAAAVVFNKLFFPKFDPAIGTMIAFASLGIAYLARPLGGIVIAHFGDRIGRKRMLVATLMIMGIATVLVGLLPSYQTIGIWAPILLLALRALQGVGIGGEYGGAVLLVVEYAPRARRGIYGSITQLGAASGLLLSAGAFSVFSSVLGDAAFLAWGWRIPFLLSVVLLAVGLFIRLTISESPAFERMKAAGRQARMPLASLVRHQGKATVFTIGQRLAEACVFNIYVVYVLAYITGNLGLPRSVGVTGTLIAAGAMHVSFLAFGALSDVIGRRRVYLFGAAFSAVFAVPAFLMFNTGATVLIWLAIGIALVFGHSAMYGPLAAWWTEQFRTNVRYSGVSAAYQVGGVLGGGFAPLIASSLIIAADGAWWPVPMYVIAMCAISIVTGRLAEETYRQDLEERITGEKADAVAHTTTDRAAS is encoded by the coding sequence ATGACCCGTCACAAGCCTCGCCTGGTCGCGCTGTCGAGCTACATCGGCACCACCATCGAGTGGTACGACTTCTTCCTCTACGGCACCGCCGCCGCGGTCGTCTTCAACAAGCTGTTCTTCCCGAAGTTCGACCCGGCGATCGGCACCATGATCGCGTTCGCGTCACTGGGCATCGCCTATCTCGCCCGACCGTTGGGCGGCATCGTCATCGCGCACTTCGGTGACCGGATAGGCCGCAAGCGGATGCTCGTGGCCACGCTGATGATCATGGGCATCGCCACCGTGCTCGTCGGCCTGCTGCCCAGCTACCAGACCATCGGTATCTGGGCACCGATCCTGCTGCTGGCGTTGCGCGCTCTGCAGGGTGTCGGCATCGGCGGTGAGTATGGTGGCGCGGTGTTGCTGGTCGTCGAGTACGCACCTCGTGCCAGGCGAGGAATCTACGGCAGCATCACCCAGCTCGGCGCCGCGTCCGGCCTGCTGCTGTCCGCCGGGGCGTTCTCCGTGTTCTCCTCGGTGCTCGGCGACGCCGCGTTCCTGGCCTGGGGCTGGCGGATTCCGTTCCTGCTCAGCGTGGTGTTGCTCGCCGTCGGGCTGTTCATCCGGCTGACCATCTCCGAGTCGCCTGCATTCGAGCGGATGAAGGCCGCAGGTCGGCAGGCGCGGATGCCCCTGGCCAGCCTCGTCAGGCATCAGGGAAAGGCCACGGTCTTCACCATTGGTCAACGGCTGGCCGAGGCGTGCGTGTTCAACATCTACGTGGTGTACGTGCTCGCGTACATCACCGGCAACCTGGGGCTTCCGCGCAGTGTGGGTGTGACCGGCACGCTGATCGCGGCGGGCGCCATGCATGTCAGCTTCCTGGCATTCGGCGCGCTCTCCGACGTGATCGGGCGCCGCAGGGTCTACCTGTTCGGGGCCGCGTTCTCTGCGGTGTTCGCCGTCCCCGCCTTCCTGATGTTCAACACCGGCGCCACGGTGCTGATCTGGCTCGCCATCGGAATCGCGCTGGTGTTCGGACACAGCGCCATGTACGGGCCGCTGGCCGCCTGGTGGACCGAGCAGTTCCGCACCAACGTTCGGTACAGCGGGGTCTCCGCCGCCTATCAGGTCGGTGGTGTGCTCGGCGGTGGTTTCGCACCACTGATCGCGTCCAGCCTGATTATCGCCGCCGACGGGGCCTGGTGGCCGGTGCCGATGTACGTGATCGCGATGTGCGCCATCAGCATCGTCACGGGCCGGTTGGCCGAAGAGACCTATCGTCAAGATCTGGAGGAACGCATCACTGGTGAGAAAGCGGACGCCGTCGCGCACACGACAACCGACCGCGCCGCATCGTGA
- a CDS encoding SDR family oxidoreductase, whose product MGTIVITGGAAGIGRATALLAAQRGYDTAIMDLPAAEPAAKEVVTEVEGYGRRAVALAADVTVERDVVGSFAQVVERLGPITGLVNGAGLLYSAKCTEIDAAEVRATMAVNVTGLMLCSREAARLMMHSRGGHGGCIVNISSMAATIGGRHRGAVYAASKAAVDAYTTGMAKEVAAEGIRVNAVRPGLVATGLTAALLEDPARRQAIEESIPLGRVGAPADVAEAALWLLAEKNNWISGAHLDVSGGGFFVSGSF is encoded by the coding sequence ATGGGGACGATCGTCATCACCGGGGGAGCGGCGGGGATCGGGCGGGCGACTGCCCTACTGGCCGCGCAGCGCGGCTACGACACCGCGATCATGGACCTGCCGGCGGCGGAGCCCGCCGCCAAGGAGGTCGTGACCGAGGTCGAAGGGTACGGTCGGCGCGCGGTCGCACTCGCTGCCGACGTCACCGTCGAACGCGATGTGGTCGGCAGCTTCGCGCAGGTCGTCGAACGGCTCGGTCCGATTACCGGGCTGGTGAACGGCGCGGGCCTGCTCTACTCCGCCAAGTGCACCGAGATCGATGCCGCCGAGGTGCGGGCCACCATGGCGGTGAACGTAACCGGGCTGATGCTGTGCTCGCGGGAGGCGGCCCGGCTGATGATGCACTCGCGCGGCGGGCACGGTGGCTGCATCGTGAACATCTCCTCGATGGCCGCGACCATCGGCGGCCGGCACCGCGGCGCCGTGTACGCGGCGTCCAAGGCAGCGGTCGACGCGTACACGACCGGGATGGCCAAGGAGGTCGCGGCCGAGGGCATCAGGGTGAACGCCGTGCGCCCCGGCCTGGTTGCCACCGGCCTCACCGCTGCCCTTCTGGAGGATCCGGCACGCCGGCAGGCGATCGAGGAGTCGATCCCGCTGGGCCGGGTCGGTGCGCCGGCCGACGTCGCCGAAGCCGCGCTCTGGCTGCTGGCCGAGAAGAACAACTGGATAAGCGGCGCCCATCTGGACGTGAGCGGAGGCGGTTTCTTCGTCTCCGGATCGTTCTGA
- a CDS encoding LysR family transcriptional regulator — protein MEFRQLEFFLAVAQGGSVTNAARNLHVAQPSLSQSLRRLEREVGATLFERVGRGMRITAAGEALLGPAKRIVREREDARAAVAAVAGLAGGRIKLASLPSLTVDPLPVMIGQFRAEYPLVRVTIAESQRVEEIVEQVEQGACDLGVASTPVHSGDVVVHEVGVQRLVLLVPSGYPASHGKVSLEEMATMPFVCGPVGGSSRTALEDAMVSAGLDLAIVVEAESTEAIVPLVVARNGVTLIPEGLAATAPRAGVEVRATEPEITRTTAFLHRPGMSSPPARAFVAMAAQLHP, from the coding sequence ATGGAGTTTCGCCAACTCGAGTTCTTCCTGGCCGTCGCGCAGGGCGGTTCGGTCACCAACGCCGCGCGCAATCTGCACGTCGCGCAGCCGTCGCTGTCCCAGTCGCTGCGGCGACTGGAGCGCGAGGTCGGCGCGACGCTGTTCGAGCGCGTCGGCCGTGGCATGCGGATCACTGCTGCCGGTGAGGCGCTGCTCGGCCCGGCGAAGCGGATCGTGCGGGAACGGGAGGACGCCAGGGCCGCGGTGGCGGCGGTCGCCGGCCTGGCCGGCGGCCGCATCAAGCTCGCCAGTCTGCCGTCGCTGACCGTCGACCCGCTCCCGGTCATGATCGGTCAGTTCCGCGCCGAGTACCCGCTCGTACGGGTGACGATCGCCGAGTCGCAGCGGGTCGAGGAGATCGTCGAGCAGGTGGAGCAGGGTGCCTGCGACCTCGGCGTCGCGAGTACGCCGGTGCACTCCGGTGACGTCGTCGTGCACGAGGTGGGCGTGCAGCGGCTGGTGTTGCTGGTGCCCAGTGGGTATCCGGCCTCGCACGGCAAGGTCAGCCTCGAGGAGATGGCCACCATGCCGTTCGTCTGCGGTCCGGTCGGCGGCTCGTCGCGTACCGCGCTCGAGGACGCCATGGTGTCCGCCGGCCTGGACCTGGCCATCGTGGTCGAGGCCGAGTCGACCGAGGCCATCGTCCCGCTAGTGGTCGCCAGGAACGGCGTCACGCTCATCCCGGAGGGGCTCGCGGCCACCGCGCCGCGTGCGGGGGTGGAGGTGCGCGCCACGGAGCCGGAGATCACCAGGACGACGGCGTTCCTGCATCGTCCCGGCATGTCGTCGCCGCCGGCCAGGGCATTCGTGGCGATGGCCGCCCAGCTGCACCCATAG
- a CDS encoding FAD-dependent oxidoreductase codes for MTVARHRDVVIVGSGPAGYTAGVYAARAGLRPLLFEGAELGGALMTTGEVENFPGFPDPLVGPELIGRLRKQAEAVGTELVTQDVVRLDLVGSRKAVHTTAETYTADAVVLAMGARPRMLGLAAETWAVGHGLSTCATCDGFAFRGRPVAVVGGGDAAVEEAITLSRLAPSVTLVHRRGVLRASAVLQRRLAATDVTLRTNVVVTDILGGPEVTGIAVRDTHTGEHNRVDVAGLFVAIGQDPRSELVRGQVELTDRGHVVVTGATTTTLDGVFACGDLVDDTYRQAVTSAASGCQAAMDAERWLAHR; via the coding sequence GTGACCGTCGCCCGCCACCGTGACGTCGTGATCGTCGGCTCCGGACCGGCCGGTTACACCGCAGGCGTCTACGCCGCCCGCGCCGGCCTGCGGCCGCTGCTGTTCGAGGGCGCGGAGCTCGGCGGCGCACTGATGACCACAGGTGAGGTGGAGAACTTTCCCGGCTTCCCCGACCCTCTCGTCGGGCCCGAGCTGATCGGCCGGCTGCGCAAGCAGGCCGAGGCGGTGGGCACCGAGCTGGTCACCCAGGACGTCGTGCGCCTCGACCTCGTGGGCTCGCGCAAGGCGGTGCACACCACCGCGGAGACGTACACGGCGGATGCCGTCGTCCTGGCGATGGGCGCGCGGCCGCGGATGCTCGGCCTGGCCGCTGAGACGTGGGCGGTCGGCCACGGGCTGTCGACCTGTGCCACCTGTGACGGCTTCGCCTTCCGGGGCCGGCCGGTCGCGGTTGTCGGCGGCGGCGACGCGGCCGTGGAAGAGGCGATCACGCTGTCGCGGCTGGCGCCCTCGGTCACCCTCGTGCACCGCCGTGGCGTGCTGCGCGCCAGCGCGGTACTGCAGCGGCGGCTGGCTGCTACCGACGTGACGCTGCGTACGAACGTCGTGGTGACCGACATTCTCGGTGGGCCGGAGGTGACGGGTATCGCCGTCCGCGACACTCACACCGGCGAGCATAACCGAGTGGACGTGGCCGGCCTGTTCGTCGCGATCGGCCAGGACCCGAGGAGCGAACTGGTGCGCGGGCAGGTCGAGCTCACCGACCGCGGCCACGTGGTGGTCACTGGCGCGACCACCACCACCCTCGACGGTGTGTTCGCGTGCGGCGACCTTGTCGACGACACGTACCGGCAGGCGGTCACGTCCGCGGCGTCGGGATGCCAGGCGGCGATGGACGCGGAGCGCTGGCTCGCCCACCGATGA